Proteins encoded within one genomic window of Jiangella mangrovi:
- a CDS encoding Rid family hydrolase yields the protein MTSDDRHASAPATPPPAGPQRPSIAAIRRYGDLVATSGKTANGPDGALIASGRVGDQVDLETGRQCAWQCAANVLETLRTELGSLEQVAEVVKLTVFVASAPGFIEQHLVADAATAYVQHVLGSEVGLHARSAIGVAELPTGSPVEVEALVRVR from the coding sequence GTGACCAGCGACGACCGCCACGCGTCCGCGCCCGCCACTCCGCCACCGGCCGGGCCGCAGCGCCCGTCCATCGCGGCCATCCGCCGGTACGGCGACCTGGTCGCCACGTCCGGCAAGACCGCCAACGGGCCCGACGGTGCACTGATCGCGTCCGGGCGCGTCGGCGACCAGGTCGACCTCGAGACCGGCCGGCAGTGCGCCTGGCAGTGCGCGGCCAACGTGCTCGAGACGCTGCGCACCGAACTCGGCAGCTTGGAGCAGGTGGCGGAGGTCGTCAAGCTCACCGTCTTCGTCGCCAGCGCGCCCGGCTTCATCGAGCAGCACCTGGTCGCCGACGCCGCGACGGCCTACGTCCAGCACGTCCTCGGCTCCGAGGTCGGTCTGCACGCGCGGTCGGCCATCGGCGTCGCCGAACTGCCCACCGGCAGCCCGGTCGAGGTGGAGGCGCTCGTCCGAGTCCGTTGA
- a CDS encoding IclR family transcriptional regulator, with protein sequence MPGNDVNEGGASQDRAPSPAVARALTVLETLVDSDEGMTLTALAKRTNIPLATCASIVYTLEQRGYAQRRVVGRSHFWRPTLRLYGLATQLVRKVDLSSVAQRELRELADLVGMPVHIGVLTGDSVVYVAKAATPGFIQFDTYPGKVAPFNLTALGKAISAHLPERELEPLLGHLTPGRGPRAAEPTREAFLAELADVRKRGYALEDEEEQAEIACVAAPFFDADGRVAGAVGVTGFSRDLTGQRRKEALAGVVEIGKTVSRKLGFDDLR encoded by the coding sequence ATGCCGGGCAATGACGTCAACGAGGGCGGCGCGAGTCAGGACCGCGCGCCGTCGCCGGCGGTCGCACGGGCGCTGACGGTGCTCGAGACGCTGGTCGACTCCGACGAGGGCATGACCCTCACCGCACTGGCCAAGCGCACCAACATCCCGCTCGCCACGTGCGCCTCCATCGTCTACACGCTCGAGCAGCGCGGCTACGCCCAGCGCCGCGTGGTGGGCCGCAGCCACTTCTGGCGGCCCACGCTGCGACTCTACGGCCTGGCCACGCAACTGGTCCGCAAGGTCGACCTGTCGTCGGTGGCCCAGCGCGAGCTGCGCGAGCTGGCCGACCTCGTCGGCATGCCGGTGCACATCGGCGTGCTGACGGGCGACTCCGTCGTCTACGTCGCCAAGGCCGCCACGCCCGGGTTCATCCAGTTCGACACCTACCCCGGCAAGGTCGCGCCGTTCAACCTCACTGCGCTGGGCAAGGCCATCTCCGCGCACCTCCCCGAGCGCGAGCTCGAGCCGCTGCTCGGCCACCTGACGCCGGGCCGCGGCCCGCGCGCCGCCGAACCGACCCGCGAGGCGTTCCTGGCCGAGCTCGCCGACGTCCGCAAGCGCGGCTACGCCCTCGAGGACGAGGAGGAGCAGGCCGAGATCGCCTGCGTCGCCGCACCGTTCTTCGACGCCGACGGCCGGGTGGCCGGCGCGGTCGGCGTCACCGGGTTCTCCCGCGACCTCACCGGCCAGCGCCGCAAGGAGGCCCTGGCCGGCGTCGTCGAGATCGGCAAGACGGTCTCGCGCAAGCTCGGCTTCGACGACCTGCGCTGA
- a CDS encoding Gfo/Idh/MocA family protein, whose translation MVTVALVGLGDIGLGAHLPALLRSAEVRLVAVADPVASHRDAASALVDGVVAVGSSLDDALATGPDGVVLATPPWATPELAIAALRAGRFVLAEKPVATSVAAAAVYDALTAAERARLQIGLTYRHDPAIRRLESWIGDGVLGGPLLVRAHIYDERRDPADGEHLDRIRGTLAHGMPVVHEGAHVFDWLAHLLGPGGLSVDDAWALRTDADLPAPNLTGARLSHPAGHRVLAEFGWLTDALPRCELTFLGPRGLATLDGATFDLRLETAAGEQTVVFPGERGPRCFDLQVARFAALVRGDTVAPDPDLDAGLAALAVAERVATRAMDGVTA comes from the coding sequence ATGGTCACGGTCGCGCTGGTCGGCCTGGGTGACATCGGCCTCGGTGCGCACCTGCCGGCGCTGCTGCGCTCCGCCGAGGTGCGGCTGGTCGCCGTCGCCGACCCGGTCGCCTCGCACCGCGATGCGGCGTCCGCGCTGGTGGACGGCGTTGTCGCCGTCGGCTCGAGCCTCGACGACGCCCTCGCCACCGGGCCCGACGGCGTCGTCCTCGCCACGCCGCCGTGGGCCACCCCTGAGCTCGCCATCGCCGCGCTGCGGGCCGGCAGGTTCGTGCTGGCCGAGAAGCCGGTCGCGACGTCGGTGGCGGCCGCGGCGGTCTACGACGCGCTGACCGCCGCCGAGCGGGCGCGGCTGCAGATCGGCCTCACCTACCGGCACGACCCCGCGATCCGTCGGCTCGAGAGCTGGATCGGCGACGGTGTCCTCGGCGGCCCGCTGCTGGTGCGGGCGCACATCTACGACGAGCGGCGCGACCCCGCCGACGGCGAGCACCTGGACCGCATCCGCGGCACGCTCGCGCACGGGATGCCGGTCGTGCACGAGGGTGCGCACGTCTTCGACTGGCTGGCGCACCTGCTCGGGCCGGGCGGGCTGAGCGTCGACGACGCCTGGGCGCTGCGCACCGACGCCGACCTCCCGGCGCCGAACCTCACCGGCGCTCGGCTGAGCCACCCCGCCGGGCACCGCGTGCTCGCCGAGTTCGGCTGGCTCACCGACGCGCTCCCCCGCTGCGAGCTGACGTTCCTCGGGCCGCGCGGGCTGGCGACGCTGGACGGCGCGACGTTCGACCTGCGGCTCGAGACGGCCGCCGGCGAGCAGACCGTCGTGTTCCCCGGCGAGCGCGGGCCACGCTGCTTCGACCTGCAGGTGGCCCGGTTCGCCGCGCTGGTCCGCGGCGACACCGTGGCCCCCGATCCCGACCTCGACGCCGGGCTGGCGGCGCTCGCCGTCGCCGAACGGGTCGCCACCCGTGCCATGGACGGAGTCACCGCATGA
- a CDS encoding creatininase family protein: MTLLRWADVSRETLNEALPEALVVLPVGATEQHGRHLATGTDALLAATAAERAAAVAAERAARSLVLAPTLWFGASDHHLPFGGTLSLTPETLLAVLVDLLRSVAESGGRRVVLVNGHGGNVGVCHAAAAAASTRHRLAVAHVDYWRFAGNGGADGVNVPGHAGEFETSLVAAVRPEAATGPAEPRETPPHAKATTGATVHAAELWSAIDGYTDHPERASAEHGGAWLDTVVAGLADCLAGLTETL, encoded by the coding sequence ATGACGCTGCTGCGCTGGGCCGACGTGTCCCGCGAGACGCTGAACGAGGCGCTGCCGGAGGCGCTCGTGGTGCTGCCGGTCGGCGCCACCGAACAGCACGGCCGGCACCTGGCCACCGGCACCGACGCGCTGCTGGCGGCGACGGCGGCCGAGCGCGCCGCCGCCGTCGCAGCCGAGCGGGCGGCCCGCTCGCTGGTCCTCGCCCCCACGCTCTGGTTCGGCGCGTCGGACCACCATCTGCCGTTCGGCGGCACGCTGTCGCTGACCCCCGAGACGCTGCTCGCGGTGCTGGTCGACCTGCTGCGCTCGGTCGCGGAGTCCGGCGGGCGCCGGGTCGTCCTGGTCAACGGGCACGGCGGCAACGTCGGCGTCTGCCACGCCGCCGCGGCCGCCGCCTCGACCCGGCACCGGCTCGCCGTCGCGCACGTCGACTACTGGCGCTTCGCGGGCAACGGCGGCGCGGACGGCGTCAACGTCCCCGGGCACGCCGGCGAGTTCGAGACGTCGCTGGTCGCCGCCGTCCGCCCGGAGGCCGCGACCGGCCCGGCCGAGCCCCGGGAGACTCCGCCGCATGCCAAGGCCACCACCGGCGCCACCGTCCACGCCGCCGAGCTCTGGTCCGCCATCGACGGCTACACCGACCACCCCGAGCGGGCGAGTGCCGAGCACGGCGGCGCCTGGCTCGACACCGTCGTCGCCGGCCTGGCCGACTGCCTCGCCGGCCTGACCGAGACTCTGTGA
- a CDS encoding amidohydrolase family protein yields the protein MIDFHTHTPAWNTISWLGGATFGVDEFVGFMDASGIDRAVVLSHDGLFNPKPEANDELAAFVRAYPDRLAGFGTVTPRDPDAVAETERMVGELGLKGMKLHPWLQGFSMHEPALDPICEVVTGAGGILLSHDGTPPYSTPSQIAALARRHPRLPVVLGHGGLHDLWREALAMTQETPNLYLCICGTPPYAARTILAEAPREKVLFGTDAGLSDKASQDYAAARVREIDGWGITAEQRHAMLVENPARLLGAA from the coding sequence GTGATCGACTTCCACACCCACACGCCGGCCTGGAACACCATCAGCTGGCTCGGCGGCGCGACGTTCGGGGTCGACGAGTTCGTCGGCTTCATGGACGCCAGCGGCATCGACCGCGCGGTCGTGCTGAGCCACGACGGCCTGTTCAACCCGAAGCCGGAGGCCAACGACGAGCTGGCGGCGTTCGTCCGCGCCTACCCGGACCGGCTGGCCGGGTTCGGCACCGTCACGCCGCGCGACCCGGACGCCGTCGCCGAGACCGAGCGGATGGTCGGCGAGCTGGGCCTCAAGGGCATGAAGCTGCACCCGTGGCTGCAGGGCTTCAGCATGCACGAGCCGGCGCTGGACCCGATCTGCGAGGTCGTCACGGGCGCCGGCGGCATCCTGCTCAGCCACGACGGCACCCCGCCGTACTCGACGCCGTCGCAGATCGCCGCGCTGGCCCGGCGGCACCCGCGGCTGCCCGTGGTGCTGGGCCACGGCGGGCTGCACGACCTGTGGCGCGAGGCGCTGGCGATGACCCAGGAGACCCCGAACCTCTACCTGTGCATCTGCGGCACGCCGCCCTACGCCGCCCGCACGATCCTGGCCGAGGCCCCGCGCGAGAAGGTGCTCTTCGGCACCGACGCCGGGCTGTCGGACAAGGCCAGCCAGGACTACGCCGCCGCGCGGGTCCGCGAGATCGACGGCTGGGGCATCACGGCGGAGCAGAGGCACGCGATGCTGGTCGAGAACCCGGCGCGACTGCTGGGGGCGGCATGA
- a CDS encoding mandelate racemase/muconate lactonizing enzyme family protein: MGVDGDVERFAHARQLVGEKTFLGMDANGGWSRSEAARAIRALTPYGPAFAEQPVRPDDLAGMRSLRDLGLPVVADESVFGTDDLVRVVEAGAADVVSLYVGKSGGPGRAVAMAGLASAFGLDVLIGSNGELGLGAAAQLHVAAALPRLSAIPSDIIGAHYYAEDILAEPLAGDGAVVRLGTSPGLGVTLRDDLLREFR; this comes from the coding sequence CTGGGCGTCGACGGCGACGTCGAGCGGTTCGCGCACGCCCGGCAGCTGGTGGGCGAGAAGACGTTCCTCGGCATGGACGCCAACGGCGGCTGGTCGCGGTCCGAGGCGGCGCGGGCGATCCGCGCGCTGACGCCGTACGGCCCGGCTTTCGCCGAGCAGCCGGTGCGCCCCGACGACCTGGCCGGGATGCGGTCGCTGCGCGACCTCGGGCTGCCGGTCGTCGCCGACGAGTCCGTGTTCGGCACCGACGACCTCGTCCGCGTGGTCGAGGCCGGCGCCGCCGACGTCGTCAGCCTCTACGTCGGCAAGAGCGGCGGGCCGGGCCGGGCGGTCGCGATGGCCGGCCTCGCGAGCGCCTTCGGGCTGGACGTGCTGATCGGGTCCAACGGCGAGCTGGGTCTCGGCGCGGCCGCCCAGCTGCACGTCGCCGCCGCGCTGCCGCGGCTGTCGGCCATTCCGTCGGACATCATCGGCGCGCACTACTACGCCGAGGACATCCTGGCCGAGCCGCTGGCCGGCGACGGCGCCGTCGTGCGGCTCGGGACGTCGCCCGGCCTCGGCGTCACCCTCCGAGACGACCTGCTGCGGGAGTTCCGATGA
- a CDS encoding amidohydrolase family protein, giving the protein MIVDVHAHTPTHRDAVPDDERRVYTGWRTDRAVTTTNSWADYDEAMADADVSIVFNIAVDDPEAATGLPYRPEDTNTSTAAFVAADPAGRIGFMSVDPTRADAVEEAERCRELGLVGVKLGPNYQDFDPLSPRATAFYGYCEREGLPILFHQGASPIRHAPLRYTYPLVTDEIALAFPELRIVMAHMGHPWGKETVVTIRKHPHVYADVSSIYLRPWVCYESLLAAVEWGAAHKLLLGSDFPIANTGEAMAGLRRVNAITEGTALPRIPDEVVEQIIHADALGALGLSVKETP; this is encoded by the coding sequence ATGATCGTCGACGTGCACGCGCACACCCCCACGCACCGCGACGCCGTCCCCGACGACGAACGGCGGGTCTACACCGGCTGGCGCACCGACCGCGCGGTGACGACGACCAACTCGTGGGCCGACTACGACGAGGCGATGGCCGACGCCGACGTCTCGATCGTCTTCAACATCGCCGTCGACGATCCCGAGGCCGCCACCGGGCTGCCGTACCGGCCCGAGGACACCAACACCTCGACGGCGGCGTTCGTCGCCGCCGACCCGGCCGGGCGCATCGGCTTCATGTCCGTCGACCCGACCCGCGCCGACGCCGTCGAGGAGGCCGAGCGCTGCCGCGAGCTGGGCCTCGTCGGCGTCAAGCTCGGCCCGAACTACCAGGACTTCGACCCGCTGTCGCCGCGGGCCACCGCGTTCTACGGCTACTGCGAGCGCGAGGGGCTGCCGATCCTGTTCCACCAGGGCGCCTCGCCCATCCGGCACGCGCCGCTGCGCTACACCTACCCACTGGTCACCGACGAGATCGCGCTCGCCTTCCCGGAGCTGCGCATCGTCATGGCGCACATGGGCCACCCGTGGGGCAAGGAGACGGTGGTGACCATCCGCAAGCACCCGCACGTGTACGCCGACGTCTCGTCCATCTACCTGCGCCCGTGGGTCTGCTACGAGTCGCTGCTGGCCGCCGTCGAGTGGGGCGCGGCGCACAAGCTGCTGCTCGGCTCGGACTTCCCGATCGCCAACACCGGCGAGGCCATGGCCGGGCTGCGCCGGGTCAACGCGATCACCGAGGGCACCGCGCTGCCGCGGATCCCCGACGAGGTGGTCGAGCAGATCATCCACGCCGACGCGCTGGGCGCGCTGGGCCTGTCCGTGAAGGAGACCCCGTGA
- a CDS encoding amidohydrolase family protein, whose product MIIDAHVRLGPGRSAELAVAELAETMDRLGIDRAMIAAGEYATAWDNRGGNDEVTAAAAASDGRLVAYAVANPWARADAVAELARARDLGARALAVDPALQGFDLLDGLVDPLLAFAQESGWLVYVRTGTPPHAVPLPLASLARRWPALTFVMGRSGATDFWIDAAPALRHAPNLYADTSYAPWDTVLSEFARDPEIGAGRLVFSTDAPYTVPSAELARITDWPIPDGDRAAVLGGTLARLLG is encoded by the coding sequence GTGATCATCGACGCCCACGTGCGCCTCGGGCCCGGCCGGTCGGCCGAGCTCGCTGTGGCCGAACTGGCCGAGACCATGGACCGGCTCGGCATCGACCGGGCGATGATCGCGGCGGGCGAGTACGCGACGGCCTGGGACAACCGCGGCGGCAACGATGAGGTGACGGCGGCAGCTGCGGCCTCCGACGGCCGGCTGGTGGCCTACGCCGTCGCCAACCCGTGGGCCCGAGCGGACGCCGTCGCCGAGCTGGCGCGGGCCCGCGACCTCGGCGCCCGAGCTCTCGCCGTCGACCCCGCCCTGCAGGGCTTCGACCTGCTCGACGGGCTGGTCGATCCGCTGCTGGCGTTCGCGCAGGAGTCCGGCTGGCTGGTCTACGTGCGGACCGGGACGCCGCCGCACGCAGTCCCGCTGCCGCTGGCCTCACTGGCGAGGCGCTGGCCGGCGCTGACGTTCGTGATGGGCCGCAGCGGCGCGACCGACTTCTGGATCGACGCCGCGCCGGCGCTGCGGCACGCGCCGAACCTCTACGCCGACACCAGCTACGCGCCGTGGGACACCGTGCTCTCGGAGTTCGCCCGCGACCCCGAGATCGGTGCCGGCCGCTTGGTGTTCTCGACCGACGCGCCCTACACCGTGCCGTCGGCCGAGCTGGCCCGGATCACCGACTGGCCGATCCCCGACGGCGACCGCGCCGCCGTGCTCGGCGGCACCCTGGCCCGCCTCCTCGGCTGA
- a CDS encoding dihydrodipicolinate synthase family protein → MAALDTRPTPEGGPVAGDAAQLVRGVSPVLEVPFHADGAVDVEGFGRVVDYVLGTGVSSVMFPGFASEYHKLSEAERAELTEVLLSRTRDRADVAAIVAVQDHATRLAAHRARAVVDAGADLINLLPPHYLSPSRRAIQEHVGAVLAAVAPTAVVLQYAPSETGTSLDAATLRELAAEHPNLRLVKAESSPPGRLIAELASGQPALPAVEGYAGVQLPDAIRRGAVGTQPGCSFTEIYVEIWRRFASGDHAGGDELHRRLLPYISYWMLDTELIIAAEKLISVRRGLFADPYCREPGHRLDAEEIRMVDRFLAEFDGMLPHLG, encoded by the coding sequence ATGGCAGCACTGGACACTCGGCCGACACCGGAGGGCGGCCCCGTGGCCGGCGACGCGGCGCAGTTGGTGCGTGGCGTCTCGCCGGTGCTCGAGGTGCCGTTCCACGCCGACGGCGCGGTCGACGTCGAGGGCTTCGGCCGGGTCGTCGACTACGTGCTCGGCACCGGCGTCAGCAGCGTGATGTTCCCCGGGTTCGCCTCGGAGTACCACAAGCTCTCCGAGGCCGAGCGGGCCGAGTTGACCGAGGTCCTGCTGTCGCGCACCCGTGACCGCGCCGACGTCGCGGCCATCGTCGCCGTCCAGGACCACGCCACCCGGCTGGCGGCGCACCGGGCCCGGGCCGTCGTCGACGCGGGCGCCGACCTCATCAACCTGCTGCCGCCGCACTACCTGTCGCCGTCGCGGCGGGCGATCCAGGAGCACGTCGGCGCCGTCCTGGCCGCCGTCGCCCCGACCGCGGTGGTGCTGCAGTACGCGCCGTCGGAGACCGGCACCAGCCTCGACGCGGCGACCCTGCGCGAGCTGGCCGCCGAGCACCCCAACCTGCGCCTGGTGAAGGCGGAGTCGAGCCCGCCCGGGCGGCTCATCGCCGAGCTGGCCTCCGGGCAGCCCGCGCTGCCGGCGGTCGAGGGCTACGCCGGCGTGCAGTTGCCCGACGCGATCCGCCGCGGCGCCGTCGGCACCCAGCCGGGCTGCTCGTTCACCGAGATCTACGTCGAGATTTGGCGCCGGTTCGCGTCCGGCGACCACGCCGGCGGTGACGAGCTGCACCGCCGCCTGCTCCCCTACATCTCCTACTGGATGCTCGACACCGAGCTGATCATCGCGGCCGAGAAGCTGATCTCGGTGCGCCGCGGGTTGTTCGCCGACCCCTACTGCCGCGAGCCCGGCCACCGTCTCGACGCGGAGGAGATCCGCATGGTCGACCGGTTCCTCGCCGAGTTCGACGGCATGCTTCCCCACCTCGGCTGA
- a CDS encoding ABC transporter substrate-binding protein: MKTMRFVVPLAAGCLALAACSGGDDGDTTDAGPDAASWHEQIEGSPLEVGVLSAEGTPGLAVLQELADGLEADYDGTDVTLTFANTDARPGIEQRWRSGDPLDVDYGMFDGTNPALTVWADDGALLDLRPYLEANDPETGTPWLDRFSPQVLEFMENPSDGGIYGVPSELSLHVLFYNAGLFTELGIEPPRTWDDLLAANTALKAAGVDPIAVTGLFEPYMGMWSDHLWLRTVGYDAARAVLTGGEGHITDDPGFLEGLEMLQQLRDDGAFLTGFEGTDFTAAQAQFFQGDAGMILMGSWLVSEMSDVIPADFQLGVVPFPTVEGGAGDQGAVMAALQEISVAAESENIPLALEWARRLTSVETQTQRAEEIGEVSAVVDVPSPPGIPGIDQVVADAESLEPRDYGIVQSPANEVIYPEIARLLFGEQDAQQTLERLDEGLRRVHGN; encoded by the coding sequence ATGAAGACGATGCGATTCGTCGTCCCGCTCGCCGCCGGGTGCCTCGCGCTCGCCGCGTGCAGCGGCGGCGACGACGGCGACACCACGGACGCCGGACCCGACGCGGCGAGCTGGCACGAACAGATCGAGGGTTCCCCGCTGGAGGTCGGCGTCCTGTCGGCCGAAGGCACGCCGGGCCTCGCGGTCCTGCAGGAACTGGCCGACGGCCTCGAGGCCGACTACGACGGCACCGACGTCACGCTGACGTTCGCCAACACCGACGCGCGTCCCGGCATCGAGCAGCGCTGGCGCTCCGGCGACCCGCTCGACGTCGACTACGGCATGTTCGACGGCACCAACCCGGCGTTGACGGTGTGGGCCGACGACGGCGCCCTTCTCGACCTGCGGCCGTACCTCGAGGCGAACGACCCCGAGACCGGCACGCCGTGGCTGGACCGCTTCAGCCCGCAGGTCCTGGAGTTCATGGAGAACCCGTCCGACGGCGGCATCTACGGCGTGCCGTCCGAGCTCTCGCTGCACGTGCTGTTCTACAACGCCGGGCTCTTCACCGAGCTGGGCATCGAGCCGCCGCGTACCTGGGACGACCTGCTGGCCGCGAACACCGCGCTGAAGGCCGCCGGGGTCGACCCGATCGCCGTCACCGGCCTGTTCGAGCCGTACATGGGCATGTGGAGCGACCACCTGTGGCTGCGCACCGTCGGCTACGACGCCGCGCGGGCCGTGCTCACCGGCGGCGAGGGCCACATCACCGACGACCCCGGCTTCCTCGAGGGTCTCGAGATGCTGCAGCAGCTGCGCGACGACGGCGCCTTCCTCACCGGCTTCGAGGGCACCGACTTCACCGCAGCCCAGGCCCAGTTCTTCCAGGGCGACGCCGGCATGATCCTCATGGGCAGCTGGCTGGTCAGCGAGATGTCCGACGTCATCCCCGCGGACTTCCAGCTCGGCGTCGTCCCGTTCCCGACGGTCGAGGGCGGCGCCGGCGACCAGGGCGCGGTCATGGCGGCGCTGCAGGAGATCTCCGTCGCCGCCGAGAGCGAGAACATCCCGCTGGCGCTCGAGTGGGCCCGCCGGCTCACCAGCGTCGAGACGCAGACGCAGCGCGCCGAGGAGATCGGTGAGGTGTCCGCCGTCGTCGACGTGCCCAGCCCGCCCGGCATCCCCGGCATCGACCAGGTCGTCGCCGACGCCGAGTCGCTGGAGCCGCGCGACTACGGCATCGTCCAGAGCCCGGCCAACGAGGTGATCTACCCCGAGATCGCGCGGCTGCTCTTCGGCGAGCAGGATGCCCAGCAGACGCTCGAGCGCCTCGACGAGGGGCTGCGCCGGGTTCACGGCAACTAG
- a CDS encoding carbohydrate ABC transporter permease, translated as MHRAAQRRIIIPFLLPALLLLGVFFLYPLVRTVDISFTEWTRTGSYHYVGVENYTRVVDDPGYLNALKNAFLFTLVGGCMLFPVAIAIAWALNQRIHGERFFRFVVFAPVVLSAAVVALMWKFVYHPTLGLINPALEGLGLGALARTWLGDAATALPAVAFVTVWHGIGIWVVLLSAGFERLPPDVLEAGRIDGAGEWRLFRSVMLPMLRDLFRILVVLWIVQSMQAFAFVFIMTGGGPFGSTDIVGTLMYRVAFERSEFGYAAAMGVVLVVIMLIVAQLVNKVMKRDELQY; from the coding sequence ATGCACCGAGCCGCGCAACGCCGCATCATCATCCCGTTCCTGCTGCCCGCGCTCCTGCTGCTGGGGGTGTTCTTCCTCTATCCCCTGGTGCGCACGGTCGACATCTCGTTCACCGAGTGGACCCGCACCGGCAGCTACCACTACGTCGGCGTCGAGAACTACACCAGGGTCGTCGACGACCCCGGCTACCTCAACGCCCTCAAGAACGCGTTCCTGTTCACTCTGGTCGGTGGCTGCATGCTGTTCCCGGTGGCCATCGCGATCGCGTGGGCGCTGAACCAGCGCATCCACGGCGAGCGGTTCTTCCGGTTCGTGGTGTTCGCGCCGGTGGTGCTGAGCGCCGCCGTCGTCGCACTGATGTGGAAGTTCGTCTACCACCCGACGCTCGGGCTGATCAATCCCGCGCTGGAGGGACTCGGGCTCGGGGCGCTGGCCCGCACCTGGCTCGGCGACGCGGCCACAGCGCTGCCGGCGGTCGCGTTCGTCACCGTCTGGCACGGCATCGGCATCTGGGTGGTGCTGCTGTCGGCCGGGTTCGAGCGGCTGCCACCGGACGTGCTGGAGGCCGGGCGCATCGACGGCGCCGGCGAGTGGCGGCTGTTCCGCAGCGTCATGCTGCCGATGCTGCGCGACCTGTTCCGGATCCTGGTGGTGCTCTGGATCGTGCAGAGCATGCAGGCGTTCGCGTTCGTGTTCATCATGACCGGCGGCGGGCCGTTCGGGTCGACCGACATCGTCGGGACCCTCATGTACCGGGTGGCGTTCGAGCGCTCGGAGTTCGGCTACGCCGCGGCCATGGGCGTCGTCCTCGTCGTGATCATGCTGATCGTGGCGCAGCTGGTCAACAAGGTGATGAAGCGCGATGAGCTCCAGTACTGA
- a CDS encoding carbohydrate ABC transporter permease, with translation MSSSTDVRPVPAAGRPTPPPSRRRRGRGGRRQGSDRAPFRRFHLIIYLLLGAVAFSTAGAFAWVFNVSMKTNTEFIGTRPWTVAEGWRWENYTDAWSAANVGSFFGNSVIVSISATALGVVLAAFAAYPLARIPFRGSGLVLSVFLLGLMVPWMVTFIPLYVTMQDLGLLDSRLGLALVYATYNLPFNVFVLVGFMRTLPGELEEAAAVDGAGPVRTFLRIILPLMGPGLASVSIISFLQNWNEFFYALVLIHSPERMTLPLGLFQLGQAADYGTNWVTLFAGMMITVVPVLLVFALLQNQVTKGLTAGALKG, from the coding sequence ATGAGCTCCAGTACTGACGTCCGCCCGGTGCCGGCCGCGGGCCGGCCCACCCCGCCTCCGTCGCGTCGCCGTCGTGGCCGGGGCGGCCGCCGTCAGGGCAGCGACCGGGCGCCGTTCCGCCGCTTCCACCTGATCATCTACCTGCTGCTCGGCGCCGTCGCGTTCTCGACGGCGGGCGCGTTCGCCTGGGTCTTCAACGTGTCGATGAAGACCAACACCGAGTTCATCGGGACCCGCCCGTGGACCGTCGCCGAGGGCTGGCGCTGGGAGAACTACACCGACGCGTGGTCCGCGGCCAACGTCGGCTCGTTCTTCGGCAACAGCGTCATCGTGAGCATCTCGGCGACGGCGCTCGGCGTGGTGCTCGCGGCGTTCGCCGCGTACCCGCTGGCGCGCATCCCGTTCCGCGGCAGCGGCCTGGTGCTCAGCGTGTTCCTGCTCGGCCTCATGGTGCCGTGGATGGTCACGTTCATCCCGCTGTACGTCACCATGCAGGACCTCGGGCTGCTCGACAGCCGGCTCGGGCTGGCGCTGGTGTACGCGACGTACAACCTGCCGTTCAACGTGTTCGTGCTGGTCGGCTTCATGCGCACGCTGCCTGGCGAGCTCGAGGAGGCCGCGGCCGTCGACGGCGCCGGGCCGGTGCGGACGTTCCTGCGGATCATCCTGCCGCTCATGGGACCGGGGCTGGCGTCGGTGTCGATCATCAGCTTCCTGCAGAATTGGAACGAGTTCTTCTATGCGCTGGTGCTCATCCACTCGCCGGAGCGGATGACGCTGCCGCTGGGGCTGTTCCAGCTTGGCCAGGCCGCCGACTACGGCACCAACTGGGTCACACTGTTCGCAGGCATGATGATCACCGTCGTGCCGGTGCTGCTGGTGTTCGCGCTGCTGCAGAACCAGGTGACGAAGGGCCTGACGGCGGGCGCGCTCAAGGGCTGA